From a region of the Panthera uncia isolate 11264 chromosome B1, Puncia_PCG_1.0, whole genome shotgun sequence genome:
- the TRIML1 gene encoding probable E3 ubiquitin-protein ligase TRIML1 isoform X1 has protein sequence MSFFVKMSTADLMENLREELTCFICLDYFTSPVTTECGHSFCLVCLLRSWEEHSTPLSCPECWRALESPHFQPNERLGRLAGIGKQLRSQVLQSEGGQGSSGRMLAVAKAFSDEQQGVNAFSTQCHGINRLYPSSEAEERHKEKLQEILNLLRKKKKETQVVLSHEKERVTLCKEETKACKQVVVSEYVKMRQFLKEEEQLQLQLLEKEERENMKKLRDNEIKLTQQIRSLSKMIEQIESTCQRSTLESFEDVKGTLERSEPLLLQCPEAAATELSLCRITGMREMLKKFSTDITLDPATANAYLVLSEDLKSVRHGGIRQHLPDNPERFDQSATVLGAQIFTCGRHYWEVEVGNKTEWEVGICKDSVSRKGNLPKPPGDLFSLIGLKIGEDYSLWVSSPLKGQHVREPVHKVGVFLDYESGHIAFYNVTDESLIYSFPPASFQEALRPIFSPCLPNEGTNTGPLTICSLNSYV, from the exons AtgtctttctttgtaaaaatgtctacaGCAGATTTGATGGAGAATCTCAGGGAAGAACTGACCTGTTTCATCTGCTTGGACTATTTCACCAGCCCGGTGACCACTGAGTGTGGGCACAGCTTTTGTCTGGTGTGTCTCCTGAGGAGCTGGGAGGAACACAGTACTCCTTTATCTTGTCCTGAGTGCTGGAGGGCCTTGGAGAGTCCACACTTCCAGCCCAATGAGCGTCTGGGGAGGCTGGCTGGCATCGGCAAACAGCTCCGATCCCAGGTGCTGCAGAGCGAGGGCGGACAAGGCAGCTCTGGGAGAATGCTGGCAGTCGCTAAGGCTTTTTCTGATGAGCAGCAGGGTGTAAACGCTTTCTCAACCCAGTGTCATGGAATAAACAGATTGTATCCCTCCAGTGAGGCTGAGGAGCGTCACAAA GAGAAACTCCAGGAAATCTTAAATCTTTTgcgtaaaaagaaaaaggaaactcagGTTGTATTATCCCATGAGAAGGAGAGAGTAACACTGTGCAAG GAAGAGACAAAGGCCTGTAAGCAGGTTGTTGTGTCAGAATATGTAAAAATGCGCCAGTTTTTGAAGGAGGAGGAACAACTACAGCTCCAGTTactggaaaaggaggaaagggagaacatGAAGAAGTTGAGGGACAATGAGATCAAGCTGACCCAGCAAATAAGAAGCCTAAGCAAGATGATTGAGCAGATAGAGTCCACCTGTCAGCGCTCCACTTTAGAATCTTTTGAG gaTGTGAAAGGAACACTGGAAAG GAGTGAGCCACTCTTGCTCCAGTGTCCAGAGGCGGCCGCCACGGAACTGAGTCTGTGCCGCATCACTGGAATGAGGGAGATGCTAAAAAAATTCAGCA CGGACATAACTCTGGATCCAGCTACAGCCAATGCCTATCTTGTCTTGTCTGAGGATCTGAAAAGCGTGAGACATGGAGGAATCCGACAGCACTTACCCGACAACCCAGAACGATTTGACCAGTCTGCAACTGTGCTGGGCGCTCAGATCTTCACCTGTGGGAGACACTactgggaggtggaggtgggcaaCAAGACCGAGTGGGAAGTGGGCATTTGCAAGGACTCCGTGAGCCGAAAGGGCAATCTCCCGAAGCCACCTGGGGACCTCTTCTCACTTATAGGCTTAAAAATTGGAGAAGATTATAGTCTTTGGGTCTCATCACCTTTAAAAGGTCAACACGTCCGAGAGCCTGTGCATAAGGTTGGCGTTTTCTTAGACTACGAGTCTGGACACATAGCGTTCTACAACGTGACAGATGAGTCCCTCATCTACAGCTTCCCTCCAGCCTCTTTCCAAGAGGCTCTCAGGCCGATCTTCTCCCCTTGCCTCCCGAATGAAGGGACGAACACGGGCCCTCTTACCATCTGCTCACTGAACAGTTATGTCTGA
- the TRIML1 gene encoding probable E3 ubiquitin-protein ligase TRIML1 isoform X2: MSFFVKMSTADLMENLREELTCFICLDYFTSPVTTECGHSFCLVCLLRSWEEHSTPLSCPECWRALESPHFQPNERLGRLAGIGKQLRSQVLQSEGGQGSSGRMLAVAKAFSDEQQGVNAFSTQCHGINRLYPSSEAEERHKEKLQEILNLLRKKKKETQVVLSHEKERVTLCKFLKEEEQLQLQLLEKEERENMKKLRDNEIKLTQQIRSLSKMIEQIESTCQRSTLESFEDVKGTLERSEPLLLQCPEAAATELSLCRITGMREMLKKFSTDITLDPATANAYLVLSEDLKSVRHGGIRQHLPDNPERFDQSATVLGAQIFTCGRHYWEVEVGNKTEWEVGICKDSVSRKGNLPKPPGDLFSLIGLKIGEDYSLWVSSPLKGQHVREPVHKVGVFLDYESGHIAFYNVTDESLIYSFPPASFQEALRPIFSPCLPNEGTNTGPLTICSLNSYV, encoded by the exons AtgtctttctttgtaaaaatgtctacaGCAGATTTGATGGAGAATCTCAGGGAAGAACTGACCTGTTTCATCTGCTTGGACTATTTCACCAGCCCGGTGACCACTGAGTGTGGGCACAGCTTTTGTCTGGTGTGTCTCCTGAGGAGCTGGGAGGAACACAGTACTCCTTTATCTTGTCCTGAGTGCTGGAGGGCCTTGGAGAGTCCACACTTCCAGCCCAATGAGCGTCTGGGGAGGCTGGCTGGCATCGGCAAACAGCTCCGATCCCAGGTGCTGCAGAGCGAGGGCGGACAAGGCAGCTCTGGGAGAATGCTGGCAGTCGCTAAGGCTTTTTCTGATGAGCAGCAGGGTGTAAACGCTTTCTCAACCCAGTGTCATGGAATAAACAGATTGTATCCCTCCAGTGAGGCTGAGGAGCGTCACAAA GAGAAACTCCAGGAAATCTTAAATCTTTTgcgtaaaaagaaaaaggaaactcagGTTGTATTATCCCATGAGAAGGAGAGAGTAACACTGTGCAAG TTTTTGAAGGAGGAGGAACAACTACAGCTCCAGTTactggaaaaggaggaaagggagaacatGAAGAAGTTGAGGGACAATGAGATCAAGCTGACCCAGCAAATAAGAAGCCTAAGCAAGATGATTGAGCAGATAGAGTCCACCTGTCAGCGCTCCACTTTAGAATCTTTTGAG gaTGTGAAAGGAACACTGGAAAG GAGTGAGCCACTCTTGCTCCAGTGTCCAGAGGCGGCCGCCACGGAACTGAGTCTGTGCCGCATCACTGGAATGAGGGAGATGCTAAAAAAATTCAGCA CGGACATAACTCTGGATCCAGCTACAGCCAATGCCTATCTTGTCTTGTCTGAGGATCTGAAAAGCGTGAGACATGGAGGAATCCGACAGCACTTACCCGACAACCCAGAACGATTTGACCAGTCTGCAACTGTGCTGGGCGCTCAGATCTTCACCTGTGGGAGACACTactgggaggtggaggtgggcaaCAAGACCGAGTGGGAAGTGGGCATTTGCAAGGACTCCGTGAGCCGAAAGGGCAATCTCCCGAAGCCACCTGGGGACCTCTTCTCACTTATAGGCTTAAAAATTGGAGAAGATTATAGTCTTTGGGTCTCATCACCTTTAAAAGGTCAACACGTCCGAGAGCCTGTGCATAAGGTTGGCGTTTTCTTAGACTACGAGTCTGGACACATAGCGTTCTACAACGTGACAGATGAGTCCCTCATCTACAGCTTCCCTCCAGCCTCTTTCCAAGAGGCTCTCAGGCCGATCTTCTCCCCTTGCCTCCCGAATGAAGGGACGAACACGGGCCCTCTTACCATCTGCTCACTGAACAGTTATGTCTGA
- the LOC125924023 gene encoding U6 snRNA-associated Sm-like protein LSm3 — MADDVDQQQTTNTVEEPLDLIRLSLDERIYVKMRNDRELRGRLHAYDQHLNMILGDVEETVTTIEIDEETYEEIYKSTKRNIPMLFVRGDGVVLVAPPLRVG; from the coding sequence ATGGCGGACGACGTGGACCAGCAACAAACCACCAACACCGTAGAGGAGCCCCTGGATCTCATCAGGCTCAGCCTGGACGAGCGAATTTATGTGAAAATGAGGAATGACAGAGAGCTTCGAGGCAGATTACATGCTTATGATCAGCATTTAAATATGATATTGGGAGATGTGGAAGAGACTGTGACTACCATAGAAATTGATGAGGAAACCTATGAGGAGATATATAAATCAACAAAACGGAATATTCCGATGCTCTTTGTCCGGGGAGATGGTGTTGTTCTAGTTGCCCCTCCATTAAGAGTTGGCTGA